A part of Deinococcus aerius genomic DNA contains:
- the cdd gene encoding cytidine deaminase: protein MFVIDPHLSREETDAPNPAPDPQLLEGAKIAFKQAYAPYSRFRVGAALRTPDGRVFLGANVENASYGLGRCAEQSAVQAMATAGAREFTDLVVYSEATPPASPCGACRQVLFEFAPDARVVCVNQHGDVVSGLVRDFLPHGFRLEQRDDGHEVGTE, encoded by the coding sequence ATGTTCGTGATTGACCCTCACCTGAGCCGTGAAGAGACCGACGCTCCGAACCCCGCGCCCGACCCGCAACTGCTGGAGGGGGCGAAAATCGCCTTCAAGCAGGCCTACGCCCCCTACAGCAGGTTCCGCGTCGGCGCGGCGCTGAGAACCCCGGATGGCCGGGTCTTCCTCGGCGCCAACGTCGAGAACGCCAGCTACGGCCTGGGCCGCTGCGCCGAGCAGAGCGCCGTGCAGGCGATGGCGACCGCCGGGGCGCGCGAGTTTACCGACCTCGTGGTGTATTCCGAGGCCACGCCGCCCGCCAGCCCCTGCGGGGCGTGCCGTCAAGTTCTCTTCGAGTTCGCGCCAGACGCCCGCGTGGTGTGTGTAAACCAGCACGGCGACGTGGTGAGCGGACTTGTGCGCGACTTCCTGCCCCACGGCTTCCGGCTGGAGCAGCGCGACGACGGGCACGAGGTGGGGACGGAGTAG
- a CDS encoding heterodisulfide reductase-related iron-sulfur binding cluster, giving the protein MLPPEHKILFFVFALIAGAFGLWGFYRLSLRIRRGAPATEPRWNNLPERLGYALRTSLTQERTFRRRPWVSVLHAFIFYGFTYYLLVNVVDGLEGYFHFNITSESPLGAVYNVLADILSFLVLVGVIALVIRRLFLPSKRDFKFSEKTLLHPLLKRNFILRDSLIVSAFITFHVGSRVLGQGAKMALEGGDPFQPFSTFVGNTLFGGLSEQAQQGWRIFGYWGALGSVLAFLAYFPFSKHIHIFMAPLKYTVRRPVPTGVIPPMKGLEEAMEAEEPKLGVQKLEDLEWPRLLDAYACIQCNRCQDVCPANATGKALSPAALEINKRMELNVIAAHPSPFTLRPAPFESGASTAHPLLEFAINEESVWACTTCGACMQVCPVQDEQMLDIIDIRRHQVMVAGEFPPQLQTAFRGMERASNPWGISRDKRMEWAEGLRVPTIDENPEPDVLYWVGCAASYDPGAQKVARSFVQLLDKAGVSYAVLGKKEACTGDSARRSGNEFLFQSLAQENVETLNTVRPGLIVSTCPHCMNAIGNEYKQLGGDYRVIHHTEYLETLVTAGKLPMAQLQDSVTYHDPCYLGRHNGVYDAPRTLITRMAGEVLELERARENSFCCGAGGAQFWKEEEEGRERLSDNRFREIQARLDAAKEGKVVAVGCPFCKSMLNSTPEKAKRDDIVVRDVAELMLESVQRATGEWMAPTAAPGSTLEESPIPTVPITAQPVARSGETPGAGADPDVLGRTSAEVINAQPGSPTANAGTQPEPQDTLPSPVTSSSADSSPRKAWKPKGGTDDVAQSAATAQPGEAPARKAWKPKSSGDDVSAAPGEDVSSQAPTREAAAPPRQAWKPKAANDDVSPAPATPEPRNEARSDAKSPAVPARKAWKPRAEAQAGEARPESTPVLASPAAEATPAPAEREKWSPKGAAAQPAAGESAPQPGAAPVAEPAPTPQPGERKKWAPRAASSAAPAEAPVPPVEAMPVAPVTPPTPGERPRWQPKAKVETSVSAQPVAEAAPASQNEPAASEPVTQEAGTRKKWVPKKKD; this is encoded by the coding sequence TTGCTGCCGCCCGAACACAAAATCCTGTTTTTCGTCTTCGCCCTGATCGCCGGGGCCTTTGGCCTGTGGGGCTTTTACCGGCTGTCCCTGCGGATTCGCCGGGGCGCCCCCGCCACCGAACCCCGCTGGAACAACCTCCCCGAGCGCCTCGGCTACGCCCTGCGCACCTCCCTGACCCAGGAACGCACCTTCCGCCGCCGCCCGTGGGTGAGCGTGCTGCACGCCTTCATCTTCTACGGCTTCACCTACTACCTGCTCGTGAACGTCGTGGACGGGCTGGAGGGGTACTTCCACTTCAACATCACGTCGGAGAGTCCCCTGGGCGCGGTCTACAACGTCCTCGCGGACATCCTGAGCTTCCTCGTCCTCGTCGGCGTGATCGCGCTGGTGATCCGGCGCCTGTTCCTGCCCTCGAAGCGCGACTTCAAGTTCAGCGAGAAGACGCTGCTGCACCCCCTGCTCAAGCGGAACTTCATCCTGCGCGACAGCCTGATCGTCTCCGCCTTCATCACCTTCCATGTCGGCAGCCGCGTCCTCGGGCAGGGGGCGAAGATGGCGCTGGAGGGGGGCGATCCCTTCCAGCCGTTCTCCACCTTCGTCGGCAACACGCTGTTCGGCGGGCTGAGCGAGCAGGCCCAGCAGGGCTGGCGCATCTTCGGCTACTGGGGCGCCCTCGGGTCCGTCCTCGCCTTCCTGGCCTACTTCCCCTTCTCCAAACACATCCACATCTTCATGGCGCCGCTGAAGTACACCGTGCGGCGGCCCGTGCCCACCGGCGTCATCCCGCCCATGAAGGGGCTGGAGGAGGCGATGGAGGCCGAGGAACCCAAACTCGGCGTCCAGAAGCTCGAAGATCTGGAATGGCCCCGGCTGCTCGACGCCTACGCCTGCATCCAGTGCAACCGCTGCCAGGACGTGTGCCCGGCCAACGCCACTGGCAAGGCGCTCTCGCCCGCCGCGCTGGAGATCAACAAGCGCATGGAGCTGAACGTGATCGCGGCGCACCCCAGCCCCTTCACGCTGCGGCCCGCCCCCTTCGAGTCCGGCGCCTCGACCGCCCACCCCCTCCTCGAATTCGCCATCAACGAGGAGTCGGTCTGGGCCTGCACGACCTGCGGCGCGTGTATGCAGGTCTGCCCGGTGCAGGACGAGCAGATGCTCGACATCATCGACATCCGCCGCCATCAGGTCATGGTCGCGGGCGAGTTTCCGCCGCAGCTCCAGACGGCCTTTCGCGGCATGGAGCGCGCGAGCAACCCCTGGGGCATCTCCCGCGACAAGCGCATGGAATGGGCCGAGGGCCTGAGGGTCCCCACCATCGACGAGAACCCCGAACCCGACGTGCTGTACTGGGTCGGCTGCGCGGCGAGCTACGACCCCGGCGCGCAGAAGGTGGCCCGCTCCTTCGTGCAGCTCCTCGACAAGGCGGGGGTCAGTTACGCCGTGCTGGGCAAGAAAGAGGCCTGCACGGGCGACTCCGCCCGCCGCTCGGGCAACGAATTCCTGTTCCAGAGCCTCGCGCAGGAGAACGTCGAGACGCTGAACACGGTGCGGCCGGGGCTCATCGTCTCCACCTGCCCGCACTGCATGAACGCCATCGGGAACGAGTACAAGCAGCTCGGCGGCGATTACCGGGTCATCCACCACACCGAGTACCTGGAGACGTTGGTGACGGCGGGCAAGTTGCCGATGGCGCAGCTTCAGGACTCAGTCACCTACCACGACCCCTGCTACCTGGGCCGCCACAACGGCGTGTACGACGCGCCCCGGACCCTCATCACCCGAATGGCGGGCGAGGTGCTGGAACTCGAACGCGCCCGCGAGAACTCTTTCTGCTGCGGGGCGGGCGGCGCCCAGTTTTGGAAGGAGGAGGAGGAGGGCCGCGAGCGCCTCAGCGACAACCGCTTCCGTGAGATCCAGGCCCGGCTCGACGCCGCCAAGGAGGGCAAGGTCGTGGCGGTCGGCTGCCCCTTCTGCAAGTCCATGCTGAACTCGACGCCCGAGAAAGCCAAGCGCGACGACATCGTGGTGCGCGACGTGGCCGAACTCATGCTGGAGAGCGTGCAGCGCGCGACCGGCGAGTGGATGGCGCCGACCGCCGCGCCGGGGAGCACCCTGGAGGAGTCGCCCATCCCCACGGTGCCCATCACGGCGCAACCCGTGGCCCGAAGCGGCGAGACACCCGGCGCGGGGGCGGACCCGGACGTGTTGGGCCGGACGAGCGCCGAGGTGATCAATGCCCAGCCCGGCAGCCCCACGGCGAACGCGGGCACCCAGCCCGAGCCGCAGGACACGCTGCCCAGCCCCGTGACCTCCAGCTCGGCGGATTCGTCGCCCCGGAAAGCGTGGAAGCCGAAGGGCGGGACAGACGACGTGGCGCAGTCGGCGGCGACAGCCCAGCCCGGCGAGGCGCCCGCTCGCAAAGCCTGGAAGCCGAAGAGCAGTGGAGACGACGTGAGCGCGGCGCCTGGGGAGGACGTGAGCAGTCAGGCCCCAACCCGCGAGGCGGCCGCTCCCCCTCGTCAAGCCTGGAAGCCGAAGGCAGCTAACGACGACGTGAGCCCGGCTCCCGCCACGCCTGAGCCGCGGAACGAGGCCCGGAGTGACGCCAAGTCTCCCGCTGTCCCGGCCCGCAAAGCCTGGAAGCCCAGGGCGGAAGCGCAGGCCGGCGAGGCGCGGCCTGAATCCACACCCGTCCTCGCTTCCCCAGCCGCCGAGGCCACGCCTGCCCCAGCCGAGCGCGAGAAGTGGAGCCCGAAGGGAGCTGCCGCTCAGCCTGCCGCTGGGGAGTCGGCGCCTCAGCCTGGGGCCGCTCCTGTGGCCGAACCCGCCCCCACTCCTCAACCCGGCGAGCGCAAGAAATGGGCTCCGAGGGCCGCCTCAAGCGCCGCACCTGCCGAAGCGCCCGTCCCTCCGGTCGAGGCTATGCCCGTTGCTCCCGTCACCCCTCCCACCCCCGGCGAGCGGCCCAGGTGGCAGCCGAAGGCGAAAGTGGAGACAAGTGTTTCCGCCCAGCCCGTTGCTGAAGCTGCTCCGGCCTCCCAGAACGAGCCCGCCGCTTCTGAGCCGGTGACCCAGGAAGCGGGCACACGCAAGAAGTGGGTGCCGAAGAAGAAGGACTGA
- a CDS encoding DegV family protein, which translates to MTIAIVTDSTSDLDPGLREQHGIRSVPLYVLFDGKMHKDGIDITPADLFKGLREGKKTPSTSQPSPAEFAAVYREALEGADQVLSVHISGQLSGTVGSARLAAQEFGDRVTVVDSRSVSMGLGMQVLRAAQRAREGRTVAEIVAELERVAAQADIRFTVDTLDFLRINGRIGGAQALLGSLLNIKPILTVKNGRVESGGRVRGHKKAIADIVDHVRRYVEGRGGARVAFLCTVGGEDYLREVRAGLSGVTFEDLGDHPIGAVVATHAGPGTVGATLEPLTA; encoded by the coding sequence ATGACCATCGCCATCGTCACGGACTCCACGAGCGACCTCGACCCCGGGTTGCGTGAGCAGCACGGCATCCGCAGCGTGCCGCTGTACGTGCTGTTCGACGGCAAGATGCACAAGGACGGCATCGACATCACGCCCGCCGACCTCTTCAAGGGCCTCAGGGAGGGCAAGAAGACGCCCAGCACCTCGCAGCCCAGCCCCGCCGAGTTCGCCGCCGTGTACCGGGAGGCGCTGGAGGGGGCCGATCAGGTCCTCAGCGTGCATATCAGCGGGCAACTCTCGGGGACGGTGGGGAGCGCGCGGCTGGCGGCGCAGGAGTTCGGGGACCGGGTGACCGTGGTGGACAGCCGCTCGGTCAGCATGGGCCTGGGGATGCAGGTGTTGCGGGCGGCCCAGCGGGCGCGCGAGGGCCGCACCGTGGCCGAGATCGTGGCCGAACTGGAGCGCGTCGCCGCGCAGGCCGACATCCGCTTCACGGTGGATACCCTGGACTTCCTGCGGATCAACGGGCGCATCGGCGGCGCTCAGGCGCTCCTCGGCAGCCTGCTGAACATCAAGCCGATCCTGACGGTGAAGAACGGCCGGGTCGAGTCGGGCGGGCGGGTGCGCGGGCACAAAAAGGCCATCGCCGACATCGTGGACCACGTGCGGCGCTACGTGGAGGGGCGCGGCGGGGCGCGGGTCGCCTTTCTCTGCACGGTGGGCGGCGAGGACTACCTGCGCGAGGTGCGCGCGGGCCTGAGCGGCGTGACCTTCGAGGATCTGGGAGACCATCCCATCGGCGCGGTGGTGGCGACGCACGCGGGGCCGGGCACGGTCGGCGCGACCCTGGAGCCCCTGACGGCGTAG
- a CDS encoding hemolysin family protein, producing MNDWLGVASLLFLVVANGYFVAVEYALVSVRRTRIDQLVEEGSRAARTVQRVLGRLDLYIAAVQLGVSMMSLLIGFIAEPAIEHLMEPVFRSAGLPEAWQRPTAFLVAFALSTMLHIVLGELVPKSAALQKSEQLALSLVRPLVWFTTLFRPIILGLNGLGALVLRLVGLKPVAGHHTAYSEEEIRMIVSASSQEGVLEDDEKELVYNVFDLSDTTVREIMTPRVDMVVVDGASSLRRLLELNNEHGYSRVPVYQDTADNIVGIAHAADMLRHLDDLDEITIADIMRPVFFVPEGMKIKDLLAKMREKKSHLSIVVDEFGGTSGLVTLEDALEEIVGEIYDETDEDELPLIEVIAEGVYLMDASLTVGEVEERLGTNLEDGEGEYDTLSGFMTSHFGDIPQVGQSFVHGGWAFIVEEADQRRVTRVRVERAATPDPLDPVEDHVRD from the coding sequence ATGAATGATTGGTTAGGCGTGGCGTCGCTGCTGTTTCTGGTGGTCGCCAACGGATATTTCGTCGCGGTCGAGTACGCCCTGGTCAGCGTGCGCCGGACCCGCATCGATCAACTCGTGGAGGAGGGCAGCCGGGCCGCGCGCACCGTGCAGCGCGTGCTGGGCCGCCTCGACCTCTATATCGCCGCCGTGCAGCTCGGCGTGTCAATGATGAGCCTGCTTATCGGCTTTATCGCCGAGCCCGCCATCGAGCACCTGATGGAGCCGGTGTTCCGGTCGGCGGGGCTGCCCGAGGCGTGGCAGCGGCCCACCGCGTTCCTGGTGGCGTTTGCGCTCTCGACCATGCTGCACATCGTCCTGGGCGAACTCGTGCCGAAGTCGGCGGCGCTGCAAAAGAGCGAGCAACTGGCCCTCTCGCTCGTGCGCCCGCTCGTCTGGTTCACCACCCTCTTCCGGCCGATCATCCTGGGCCTGAACGGGCTGGGCGCCCTGGTGCTGCGGCTGGTGGGCCTCAAGCCTGTCGCTGGGCACCACACCGCCTACTCGGAAGAGGAGATCCGCATGATCGTCAGCGCGTCGAGCCAGGAGGGCGTGCTGGAGGACGACGAGAAGGAACTCGTGTACAACGTCTTCGACCTCTCGGACACCACCGTGCGCGAGATCATGACGCCGCGGGTGGACATGGTGGTCGTGGACGGGGCCAGCTCGTTGCGGCGCCTGCTGGAGCTGAACAACGAACACGGCTACTCGCGGGTGCCGGTGTACCAGGACACCGCCGACAATATCGTGGGGATCGCGCACGCGGCGGACATGCTGCGCCACCTCGACGACCTCGACGAGATCACCATCGCGGACATCATGCGTCCGGTCTTCTTCGTCCCCGAGGGCATGAAGATCAAGGACCTGCTCGCCAAGATGCGCGAGAAGAAGTCTCACCTGAGCATCGTGGTGGACGAGTTCGGCGGCACCTCGGGCCTGGTCACCCTGGAAGACGCCCTGGAGGAGATCGTGGGCGAAATCTACGACGAGACCGACGAGGACGAACTCCCGCTGATCGAGGTGATTGCTGAGGGCGTGTACCTGATGGACGCTTCTCTCACCGTCGGCGAGGTCGAGGAGCGGCTGGGCACCAATCTGGAGGACGGCGAGGGCGAGTACGACACCCTATCCGGCTTCATGACGAGCCACTTCGGCGACATCCCGCAGGTGGGCCAGAGCTTCGTTCATGGCGGCTGGGCCTTTATCGTCGAGGAGGCCGACCAGCGCCGCGTGACCCGCGTGCGCGTGGAGCGCGCCGCCACCCCCGACCCCCTGGACCCCGTGGAGGACCATGTTCGTGATTGA
- the aceA gene encoding isocitrate lyase has translation MTPTPRTHAEILEKTWKTEERWQGIRRNYSADDVVRLRGSLAVEHTLARHGAQKLWRLMREEPFVNALGALTGNQAMQQVKAGLRAIYLSGWQVAADANNAGQMYPDQSLYPASSVPDVVRRINNTLRRADQIQHAEGRDDVDYFVPIVADAEAGFGGPLNAFELMKAMIEAGAAGVHFEDQLASEKKCGHLGGKVLVPTSQFIRTLNAARLAADVCGVPTVLIARTDADAANLLTSDIDENDRPFCTGERTPEGFFHVRPGIEQAISRALAYAPYADVIWCETSVPNLEDARKFAEAVHAKFPGKLLAYNCSPSFNWKKNLDDETIAKFQRELGAMGYKFQFITLAGFHSLNHSMFDLAYGYARRQMSAFVELQEREFAAQERGFTAVKHQREVGTGYFDLVATAAGGGQSSTTALAGSTEAQQFGKDRVLAGAQG, from the coding sequence ATGACCCCCACCCCCCGCACGCACGCCGAGATTCTGGAGAAGACTTGGAAGACCGAGGAACGCTGGCAGGGCATCCGCCGCAACTACTCCGCCGATGACGTGGTGCGGTTGCGCGGCAGCCTGGCGGTCGAACACACGCTCGCGCGGCACGGGGCGCAGAAGCTGTGGAGGCTGATGAGGGAAGAGCCCTTCGTGAATGCGCTGGGCGCCCTGACCGGCAATCAGGCGATGCAGCAGGTCAAGGCGGGGCTGAGGGCAATCTATCTTTCGGGCTGGCAGGTCGCCGCTGACGCCAACAACGCCGGGCAGATGTACCCCGACCAGAGCCTCTACCCGGCCTCCTCGGTGCCCGACGTGGTGCGGCGCATCAACAACACCCTGCGCCGCGCCGACCAGATTCAGCACGCCGAGGGCAGGGATGACGTGGACTACTTCGTCCCCATCGTCGCCGACGCGGAGGCGGGGTTCGGCGGCCCCCTGAACGCCTTCGAACTCATGAAGGCGATGATCGAGGCGGGCGCGGCGGGCGTTCACTTCGAGGACCAGCTCGCCTCCGAGAAGAAGTGCGGCCACCTGGGCGGCAAGGTGCTCGTCCCCACGTCGCAGTTCATCCGCACCCTGAACGCGGCCCGCCTCGCCGCCGACGTGTGTGGAGTGCCCACCGTCCTGATTGCCCGCACCGATGCCGACGCCGCCAACCTGCTGACCAGCGATATCGACGAGAACGACCGGCCCTTCTGCACGGGCGAGCGCACCCCGGAAGGCTTTTTCCACGTGCGCCCCGGCATCGAGCAGGCGATCAGCCGCGCGCTGGCCTATGCCCCCTACGCCGACGTGATCTGGTGCGAGACGAGCGTTCCCAACCTGGAAGATGCGCGCAAGTTCGCCGAAGCTGTCCACGCCAAGTTCCCCGGCAAACTCCTCGCCTACAACTGCTCGCCGTCGTTCAACTGGAAGAAGAACCTCGACGACGAGACCATCGCCAAGTTCCAGCGAGAGCTCGGCGCGATGGGCTACAAGTTCCAGTTCATCACTCTGGCGGGCTTCCACTCGCTCAACCACTCCATGTTCGACCTCGCGTATGGTTATGCCCGCCGTCAGATGAGCGCCTTCGTCGAGCTTCAGGAGCGGGAGTTCGCCGCGCAGGAGCGGGGCTTCACCGCCGTCAAGCACCAGCGCGAGGTCGGCACCGGCTACTTCGACCTCGTGGCGACGGCGGCGGGCGGCGGCCAGAGCAGCACGACGGCGCTGGCAGGGAGTACCGAGGCGCAGCAGTTCGGGAAGGACCGGGTGCTGGCGGGGGCGCAGGGCTGA
- a CDS encoding HAD family hydrolase yields MTPLTPAPRHVAFDWGGVFTVGTFDGRSTQNMADRSGVPVARVRESYFRHVRQLEVGEWTLPQFWAVMQEETGITLPYAEFEALYLGSVHDNAPMYATLAALPAGVRVGLLSNNYPVVSDHLRRDPRFARFDALVFSNEIRQKKPHPDAFAALEEAMGVPAASVAFVDDVQENIDAARQAGFHGLLYHHDRHAEFERELEAWLGVPVGVRG; encoded by the coding sequence ATGACGCCCCTCACCCCGGCCCCCCGCCACGTCGCCTTCGACTGGGGCGGCGTGTTTACCGTCGGCACCTTCGACGGCCGCTCCACCCAGAATATGGCGGACCGCAGCGGAGTGCCCGTGGCGCGCGTGCGCGAGAGCTACTTCCGCCACGTGCGGCAACTGGAGGTCGGGGAGTGGACCCTCCCCCAGTTCTGGGCCGTGATGCAGGAGGAAACGGGCATCACCCTGCCCTACGCCGAGTTCGAGGCGCTGTACTTGGGCAGCGTCCACGACAACGCGCCCATGTACGCCACGCTCGCCGCCCTGCCCGCCGGGGTGCGCGTCGGACTCCTCAGCAACAACTACCCCGTCGTCAGCGACCACCTGCGCCGCGACCCGCGCTTCGCCCGCTTCGACGCCCTGGTCTTCAGCAACGAGATTCGGCAGAAGAAACCGCACCCCGACGCCTTCGCCGCACTGGAGGAGGCGATGGGGGTGCCCGCCGCGTCGGTCGCCTTTGTGGACGACGTGCAGGAGAACATCGACGCCGCCCGCCAGGCGGGGTTTCACGGCCTGCTCTACCACCACGACCGCCACGCCGAGTTCGAGCGCGAGCTGGAGGCGTGGCTGGGGGTGCCGGTCGGCGTGAGGGGCTGA
- a CDS encoding serine hydrolase translates to MGSPPPALRNKGRYVLAALALVGGLWACRRPESGPPPAQASAPAASRPAPDPNAPGCLGDAPAVAQAPPPPQPLSGHLGLWVAEVDPATLQPIRAVAENPDGVFPLASTYKQAVLWAVLRALDAGTLQPNERFDVSRENQSLGAYPFDGTAVRDLTVRMIHKSDNTATDILHRRVGLGTVQRLADNLGLCRTRLILTTKDWWAAQAGLSKTFDGNPDWGLATGPERERLAAAIDADARQYRADYLQRQLDRYFEGEPKPADDLRVHNLSSPYEFATFLTHEYLRPGLSPRALAWQREVAAQGFGRSALREETRHNVALFGGKGGNGWRILTYTGYFETKGGRHVVYAFMQHGSDETYTMSNTRRAFAWINAAVDAVLEGESTVPSQTASP, encoded by the coding sequence ATGGGATCGCCTCCGCCCGCCCTGCGGAACAAGGGCCGGTACGTCCTCGCGGCGCTCGCCCTCGTGGGGGGGCTGTGGGCCTGCCGCCGACCCGAGAGTGGCCCGCCCCCGGCCCAGGCTTCCGCTCCGGCGGCGTCACGGCCTGCCCCCGACCCCAACGCCCCCGGCTGCCTGGGTGACGCGCCCGCCGTCGCCCAGGCGCCGCCCCCACCCCAGCCCCTGAGCGGCCACCTGGGCCTGTGGGTGGCGGAGGTGGACCCGGCGACCTTGCAGCCCATCCGCGCGGTGGCCGAGAACCCCGACGGCGTGTTCCCCCTCGCCAGCACGTACAAGCAGGCCGTGCTGTGGGCCGTACTGCGGGCGCTCGACGCGGGGACGCTCCAGCCGAACGAGCGGTTTGACGTGTCGCGTGAGAACCAGAGCCTGGGCGCCTACCCCTTCGACGGCACGGCCGTCAGGGACCTCACCGTCCGCATGATTCACAAGAGCGACAACACGGCCACCGACATCCTGCACCGCCGGGTAGGCCTGGGCACGGTGCAGCGGCTGGCAGACAACCTGGGCCTGTGCCGCACCCGCCTAATCCTGACGACCAAGGACTGGTGGGCGGCGCAGGCGGGGCTGTCAAAGACCTTTGACGGGAACCCGGACTGGGGCCTGGCGACCGGTCCCGAACGTGAGCGCCTGGCCGCCGCCATCGACGCCGACGCGCGGCAGTACCGGGCGGACTACCTCCAGCGCCAGCTCGACCGGTACTTCGAGGGGGAGCCCAAACCCGCAGACGACCTGCGCGTCCACAACCTCAGCTCGCCGTACGAGTTCGCCACCTTCCTGACCCACGAGTACCTGCGGCCCGGCCTGAGCCCCCGCGCGCTGGCGTGGCAGCGGGAGGTGGCCGCGCAGGGCTTTGGCCGCTCGGCGCTGAGGGAGGAGACGCGCCACAACGTCGCCCTGTTCGGGGGCAAGGGCGGCAACGGTTGGCGCATCCTGACGTACACGGGCTACTTCGAGACGAAAGGCGGGCGCCACGTCGTCTACGCCTTCATGCAGCACGGCTCGGACGAGACGTACACCATGTCCAATACCCGCCGCGCCTTCGCCTGGATCAATGCGGCGGTGGACGCGGTGCTGGAGGGGGAGAGCACGGTGCCTTCCCAGACAGCCTCACCCTGA
- a CDS encoding DHH family phosphoesterase: MIGMNEAAPTSTYTQEVRAVAAKLRGHPGPIVVLSHENPDGDALGSVLGLTRALRALGKTVIAPMDVPRYLRFLPEAGEISPPLTEWPQGALAAVLDVDNNDPARVAGADLETFSGEVVNVDHHGTNARRAAALVVDPGRPATAMMVADVVDALGVPWSEAIATPLMLGLTTDTGSFRFGSVTPETFEVAARLRAHGARLGWLNDQLGQHPRAYYLLLREVLGTLEFLYGGRVVLARVDGAMLERSGATWEDVESYVSLLRGAEGAVLAVMVKDFGDRVKLSLRSRGNVSAQNIAVALGGGGHVPAAGASLSLPYPEVRARLEEAVAAELARAEAEQAGA, translated from the coding sequence ATGATCGGCATGAACGAGGCCGCGCCCACCTCCACCTACACGCAGGAGGTCAGGGCGGTCGCGGCAAAACTGAGGGGTCACCCCGGCCCCATCGTGGTCCTCTCGCACGAGAACCCGGACGGCGACGCGCTGGGGAGCGTCCTGGGCCTCACCCGGGCGTTGCGAGCACTGGGCAAGACGGTCATCGCGCCGATGGACGTGCCCCGCTACCTGCGCTTCCTGCCCGAGGCCGGGGAGATCAGCCCGCCCCTCACCGAGTGGCCCCAGGGCGCCCTGGCCGCAGTGCTGGACGTGGACAACAACGACCCGGCCCGGGTGGCGGGCGCCGACCTGGAGACCTTTTCCGGCGAGGTCGTGAACGTGGACCACCACGGCACGAATGCCCGCCGGGCCGCCGCCCTCGTCGTGGACCCCGGCCGCCCCGCGACCGCGATGATGGTCGCGGACGTGGTCGACGCGCTGGGCGTGCCCTGGTCGGAGGCCATCGCCACCCCGCTGATGCTGGGCCTGACCACCGATACCGGGTCATTCAGGTTCGGCAGCGTGACGCCCGAGACCTTCGAGGTCGCCGCGCGGTTGCGGGCGCACGGGGCGCGGCTGGGCTGGCTGAACGACCAACTCGGCCAGCACCCCCGGGCCTACTACCTGCTGCTGCGCGAGGTGCTGGGCACCCTGGAATTCCTGTACGGGGGCCGGGTGGTCCTCGCCCGGGTGGACGGCGCCATGCTGGAGCGGTCGGGCGCCACCTGGGAGGATGTGGAGTCCTACGTGAGCCTGCTGCGCGGCGCCGAGGGGGCGGTCCTCGCCGTGATGGTGAAGGACTTCGGGGACCGGGTGAAGCTGTCGCTGCGCTCACGCGGGAATGTCAGCGCCCAGAACATCGCCGTGGCGCTGGGTGGCGGGGGCCACGTCCCGGCGGCGGGCGCGTCCCTGAGCCTCCCCTACCCCGAGGTGCGCGCCCGGCTGGAGGAGGCCGTCGCGGCGGAACTCGCGCGGGCGGAAGCGGAGCAAGCCGGGGCCTGA
- a CDS encoding AbrB/MazE/SpoVT family DNA-binding domain-containing protein → MTAHLQMDEQGRVLILQELREALGLRPGEPLDAEVEGGRLVIRSPASRARLVEFEGRLVFVGGPPITGDPVQDMRDERLQEMIDRCK, encoded by the coding sequence ATGACGGCTCACCTCCAGATGGACGAGCAGGGCCGGGTCCTGATTCTGCAGGAACTTCGGGAAGCCCTGGGCCTGCGGCCCGGTGAGCCGCTGGACGCCGAGGTGGAGGGGGGAAGGCTCGTGATCCGCTCACCTGCGAGTCGGGCTCGCCTGGTGGAATTCGAGGGCCGCCTGGTCTTTGTCGGTGGACCGCCCATCACGGGCGACCCGGTTCAGGACATGCGCGACGAGCGGTTGCAGGAGATGATCGACCGCTGCAAGTGA